AACACAATAAGAACAAAGATTCGATGAAAGCTCTTATCAATATATAAACTAGTTAGAAAGAGGGAGAGAGGGCACTGTACATTTTCTCCAACAAGATCAATCTCAGGACTGAAGACATGCAGCTTTGCTCCTACAGGTCCATGTTCTAACAACTCAAACGCGTCTTTCAGTTCCTTAGCCTCAATCACTTCTCCTTTCACGGGAACTCGAGGTATGAGAGAAGCAAAAGGAGGAACAGGGGACACACATCCCAAATGAGCCCAATGCTCATATCTCGGTATCCCTTCCTTGAATGCGCACTCGAGGCAGTCCTTGACAGTTATCTTGGAGCGTCGCTGCTGTTGTTTCTCCATCTCTCTAAGCTCGGCCTCGGTCTTGGGAGAAGCCATGTTCACCAGATACTCAAGACAGTCCTCGACCTTACACGTGGAGCGTTGTGGACCTTGACTTGGCACCTTCTCGACGAGAGCGTTGTCCACCAAGAACTGAGCTGAGTACTCAGTAAACTCACGGTCCAGCTTGAGGATCACTCGCGCAGTGCTGATCAGATTAGCTGCTACCGTAGCAGCTCTCTCAGCAGAATCTACAAGACAGAGAAAACAAACCATAAATGAGTTCCCAAATGCATCATCTATATAGTAACAATCAGGCAAAACCAAATGAAAGTTACCATCCTCTTCTTTGGCAGCAGCTGCACGTTGGCAATTTGGATGACAGCGTGAAGACATCTTCTGCAACAAATAAGAAACTTGCTCACACACTAATGTTCCATAACACATTCTCCAAGTAAAGCGGAACCAAAGACGTTTCTCTTAAGAGAGTAAAAACACTGTTGCTTTCCATCTGATTCAAACACAAGGAAGATATATAAAGCGACATCAGAGAGAGAGAGAGAGACATCAC
The DNA window shown above is from Brassica oleracea var. oleracea cultivar TO1000 chromosome C3, BOL, whole genome shotgun sequence and carries:
- the LOC106334325 gene encoding uncharacterized protein LOC106334325; protein product: MSSRCHPNCQRAAAAKEEDDSAERAATVAANLISTARVILKLDREFTEYSAQFLVDNALVEKVPSQGPQRSTCKVEDCLEYLVNMASPKTEAELREMEKQQQRRSKITVKDCLECAFKEGIPRYEHWAHLGCVSPVPPFASLIPRVPVKGEVIEAKELKDAFELLEHGPVGAKLHVFSPEIDLVGENGVYRGPSSNGTSYVGLRDVILVAAEKIKGEAVGTVKIRYKKKTSFMNVSLSQMFTRLAQSGDESQTIEPTGLLVDFIVLRLSQ